Proteins from a single region of Streptomyces spectabilis:
- a CDS encoding ABC transporter permease, which produces MPEPQEPDGAIAGTGAGGAMDLATSEATTLAPGAPGGGPTAPARSLWSDAWHDLRRNPVFILSGLIILFLVFISLWPSAIASGDPLDCDLANAQKSSSPGHPFGFDGQGCDVYTRTVYGARASVTVGVCATLGVALLGSVLGGLAGFFGGVWDAILSRITDIFFAIPVVLGGLVLLSVVTSSTVWPVIGFMVLLGWPQISRIARGSVITAKQNDYVQAARALGASNSRMLLRHIAPNAVAPVIVVATIALGTYIALEATLSYLGVGLKPPTVSWGIDISAASAYVRNAPHMLLWPAGALAVTVLAFIMLGDAVRDALDPKLR; this is translated from the coding sequence ATGCCTGAACCCCAGGAGCCCGACGGCGCCATTGCCGGCACCGGCGCGGGCGGCGCGATGGACCTCGCCACGAGCGAGGCGACGACGCTCGCCCCCGGCGCCCCCGGCGGCGGGCCCACCGCGCCCGCCCGCAGCCTGTGGTCCGACGCCTGGCACGACCTGCGCCGCAACCCCGTCTTCATCCTCTCGGGCCTGATCATCCTCTTCCTCGTCTTCATCTCCCTGTGGCCCTCGGCGATCGCCTCCGGCGACCCGCTGGACTGCGACCTCGCCAACGCCCAGAAGAGCTCGTCGCCCGGCCACCCCTTCGGCTTCGACGGCCAGGGCTGCGACGTCTACACGAGGACCGTCTACGGGGCCCGCGCCTCGGTCACCGTCGGAGTGTGCGCCACCCTCGGCGTCGCCCTCCTCGGCAGCGTGCTCGGCGGGCTCGCCGGGTTCTTCGGCGGCGTGTGGGACGCGATCCTGTCCCGCATCACCGACATCTTCTTCGCCATCCCGGTGGTGCTCGGCGGTCTCGTCCTGCTCTCCGTGGTCACCTCCAGCACCGTCTGGCCCGTCATCGGCTTCATGGTGCTGCTCGGCTGGCCGCAGATCTCCCGCATCGCCCGCGGCTCGGTGATCACCGCCAAGCAGAACGACTACGTGCAGGCGGCCCGCGCGCTCGGCGCCTCCAACTCCCGGATGCTGCTGCGCCACATCGCGCCCAACGCGGTCGCGCCCGTCATCGTCGTCGCCACCATCGCGCTCGGTACGTACATCGCCCTGGAGGCCACGCTCTCGTACCTGGGCGTCGGTCTGAAGCCGCCGACGGTCAGCTGGGGCATCGACATCTCGGCCGCGTCCGCGTACGTCCGCAACGCCCCGCACATGCTCCTTTGGCCCGCCGGCGCCCTCGCCGTGACCGTGCTCGCGTTCATCATGCTCGGCGACGCGGTGCGCGACGCCCTCGACCCGAAGCTGAGGTAG
- a CDS encoding ABC transporter ATP-binding protein — protein MAPTAPPESAPAAAGAAAPRATLLEVRDLHVEFRTRDGVAKAVNGVDYAVAAGETLAVLGESGSGKSVTAQAIMGILDTPPGRISGGEILFQGRDLLKLKEDERRKVRGAGMAMIFQDALSSLNPVLSVGDQLGEMFVVHRGMSRKDARAKAVELMDRVRIPAARERVGQYPHQFSGGMRQRIMIAMAMALEPALIIADEPTTALDVTVQAQVMDLLAELQRELNMGLILITHDLGVVADVADTIAVMYAGRIVEKAPVHEIYKAPAHPYTRGLLESIPRLDQKGQDLYAIKGLPPNLTNIPPGCAFNPRCPMAQDVCRTDEPPLAKVTYEGLAGERHSACHFWKECLRG, from the coding sequence ATGGCACCCACGGCACCCCCGGAATCAGCGCCGGCCGCAGCCGGCGCGGCGGCCCCGCGGGCCACGCTGCTCGAAGTGCGCGATCTGCACGTGGAGTTCCGCACCCGCGACGGCGTCGCCAAGGCCGTCAACGGCGTCGACTACGCCGTCGCGGCGGGCGAGACGCTCGCCGTGCTCGGCGAGTCGGGCTCCGGCAAGTCCGTCACCGCACAGGCCATCATGGGCATCCTCGACACCCCGCCCGGCCGCATCAGCGGCGGCGAGATCCTCTTCCAGGGCCGGGACCTGCTGAAGCTCAAGGAGGACGAACGGCGCAAGGTCCGCGGCGCGGGCATGGCGATGATCTTCCAGGACGCGCTCAGCTCCCTGAACCCTGTGCTCAGCGTCGGCGACCAGCTCGGCGAGATGTTCGTCGTGCACCGCGGCATGTCGCGCAAGGACGCCCGCGCCAAGGCCGTCGAGCTGATGGACCGGGTGCGCATCCCCGCCGCCAGGGAGCGGGTCGGGCAGTACCCGCACCAGTTCAGCGGCGGCATGCGCCAGCGCATCATGATCGCCATGGCGATGGCCCTCGAACCGGCGCTGATCATCGCCGACGAGCCGACGACCGCCCTCGACGTCACCGTCCAGGCCCAGGTGATGGACCTCCTCGCGGAGCTTCAGCGCGAGCTGAACATGGGCCTGATCCTCATCACCCACGACCTGGGCGTGGTCGCCGACGTCGCCGACACCATCGCCGTCATGTACGCGGGCCGCATCGTCGAGAAGGCCCCCGTCCACGAGATCTACAAGGCGCCCGCGCACCCCTACACGCGCGGCCTCCTGGAGTCGATCCCGCGCCTGGACCAGAAGGGCCAGGACCTCTACGCCATCAAGGGCCTGCCGCCCAACCTCACGAACATCCCGCCCGGCTGCGCCTTCAACCCGCGCTGCCCCATGGCCCAGGACGTGTGCCGCACCGACGAACCGCCGCTCGCCAAGGTCACGTACGAGGGGCTCGCGGGGGAGCGGCACAGCGCCTGCCACTTCTGGAAGGAGTGCCTCCGTGGCTGA
- a CDS encoding ABC transporter ATP-binding protein has product MAEPILEVRGLVKHYPLTQGIVLKKQVGAVKAVDGVDFDLRRGETLGIVGESGCGKSTVAKMLVNLERPTAGAIRFKGEDIAGLTGRALKAVRRNIQMVFQDPYTSLNPRMTVGDIIGEPYEIHPEVAPKGSRRTKVQDLLDVVGLNPEYINRYPHQFSGGQRQRIGIARGLALRPEVIVADEPVSALDVSVQAQVVNLLERLQSEFELSYVFIAHDLSIVRHISDRVGVMYLGRIVEVGTDEEIYEHPTHPYTQALLSAVPVPDPRAREHRERIILSGDVPSPANPPSGCRFRTRCWKARERCALEVPELAVPAEFRLATGPAAHDSACHFAEEKHVVP; this is encoded by the coding sequence GTGGCTGAGCCCATTCTGGAAGTGCGCGGTCTCGTCAAGCACTACCCGCTCACCCAGGGGATCGTGCTGAAGAAGCAGGTCGGCGCCGTCAAGGCCGTCGACGGCGTGGACTTCGACCTGCGGCGCGGGGAAACCCTCGGCATCGTCGGGGAGTCCGGCTGCGGGAAGTCCACCGTCGCCAAGATGCTCGTCAACCTGGAGCGGCCCACGGCGGGTGCGATCCGCTTCAAGGGCGAGGACATCGCGGGGCTCACGGGCCGGGCCCTGAAGGCCGTCCGCCGGAACATCCAGATGGTGTTCCAGGACCCCTACACGTCCCTGAACCCCCGCATGACCGTCGGCGACATCATCGGCGAGCCCTACGAGATCCATCCGGAGGTCGCGCCGAAGGGCTCGCGCCGCACGAAGGTCCAGGACCTCCTCGACGTGGTCGGGCTCAACCCCGAGTACATCAACCGCTATCCGCACCAGTTCTCCGGAGGGCAGCGGCAGCGCATCGGCATCGCGCGCGGCCTCGCCCTGCGCCCGGAGGTCATCGTCGCGGACGAGCCCGTCTCCGCGCTCGACGTGTCGGTGCAGGCGCAGGTGGTGAACCTCCTGGAGCGGCTGCAGAGCGAGTTCGAGCTCTCGTACGTCTTCATCGCGCACGACCTGTCGATCGTGCGGCACATCTCCGACCGGGTCGGGGTCATGTACCTCGGGCGGATCGTCGAGGTCGGCACCGACGAGGAGATCTACGAGCATCCGACGCACCCCTACACCCAGGCGCTGCTCTCCGCCGTGCCCGTGCCCGACCCGCGGGCCCGGGAGCACCGCGAGCGCATCATCCTCAGCGGGGATGTGCCCTCGCCCGCGAACCCGCCCTCGGGCTGCCGGTTCCGGACCCGCTGCTGGAAGGCCCGCGAGCGCTGCGCCCTGGAGGTCCCGGAACTCGCGGTCCCCGCGGAGTTCCGCCTCGCCACGGGGCCTGCGGCGCACGATTCCGCGTGCCATTTCGCGGAGGAGAAACACGTGGTGCCGTAG
- a CDS encoding prolyl oligopeptidase family serine peptidase has product MTTLNPENHETDASAQRLSFPRLHARTQRFSLGTPRAFTVAPDGSRVVFVRSASGTDRANQLWVLDLAADGSPVERVAADPRALLGGSAEQLSAAERARRERSREGGAGVVGYATDAAVELAAFALSGRLFAAELRAGTARELPVPGPVIDPRPSPDGRHIAYVAEGALRVTGADGGPDRALAEPEGAGAGTVTYGLAEFIAAEEMQRSRGFWWSPESDRLLVARVDDTPVRRWWIADPAHPERQPEQVAYPAAGTPNADVRLFVIGLDGARTEVVWDRERYPYLARVHWSASGAPLLLVQARDQRSALYLAVDPDAGTTRMVHADEDEDWLELFPGVPCWSPSGQLVRIADEGGARVLAVGERPLTGPQLHVRAVLDVTDDSVLISASAGEAATDPALGEVHVYRVNELGVERVSQEPGVHSAVRAGDVTVLVSATLDHYGSRVRVLRDGKQLATVVSHAQQPGLTPRVTLTEGGARRIPCAVLLPTGYDPSTGTRLPVLLDPYGGPHAQRVLSARNVFLTSQWFADQGFAVVVADGRGTPGRSPAWEKAVKGDLTRTLDDQVEALHALAERFPLDLDRVAIRGWSFGGYLSAMAVLRRPDVFHAAVAGAPVTDLRLYDTHYQERYLGDPATSPEAYRTSSLVADEGLVDPAEPHRPLLVIHGLADDNVVVAHALRLSSALLAAGRPHEVLPLSGVTHMTPQEQVAENLLLLQVDFLKRSLGL; this is encoded by the coding sequence ATGACCACCCTGAACCCCGAGAACCACGAGACCGACGCCTCCGCGCAGCGGCTGTCCTTCCCGCGTCTGCACGCCCGAACGCAGCGCTTCTCCCTCGGGACGCCGCGCGCGTTCACGGTCGCGCCGGACGGCTCGCGCGTCGTCTTCGTCCGCTCCGCGTCCGGCACCGACCGCGCGAACCAGCTCTGGGTCCTCGACCTCGCCGCCGACGGGTCCCCCGTGGAGCGCGTCGCCGCCGATCCGCGGGCGCTGCTCGGCGGCTCCGCCGAGCAGCTCTCCGCCGCCGAGCGGGCGCGCCGCGAGCGCAGCCGCGAGGGCGGCGCCGGAGTCGTCGGATACGCCACGGACGCGGCGGTGGAGCTGGCGGCGTTCGCCCTCTCGGGCCGCCTCTTCGCCGCGGAGCTGCGCGCGGGCACCGCGCGCGAGCTGCCCGTGCCGGGCCCGGTGATCGACCCGCGCCCGTCCCCTGACGGGCGGCACATCGCCTACGTCGCCGAGGGCGCGCTGCGCGTCACGGGCGCCGACGGCGGCCCCGACCGGGCGCTCGCGGAGCCGGAGGGCGCCGGGGCGGGCACGGTGACGTACGGGCTCGCCGAGTTCATCGCGGCCGAGGAGATGCAGCGCTCCCGGGGCTTCTGGTGGTCGCCGGAGTCCGACCGGCTCCTGGTCGCGCGGGTCGACGACACCCCGGTGCGGCGCTGGTGGATCGCCGATCCCGCGCACCCGGAGCGGCAGCCGGAGCAGGTCGCGTACCCCGCTGCGGGCACGCCCAACGCGGACGTGCGGCTCTTCGTGATCGGCCTCGACGGCGCCCGTACGGAGGTCGTCTGGGACCGCGAGCGCTATCCGTACCTGGCCCGCGTGCACTGGTCGGCGAGCGGCGCGCCGCTGCTCCTGGTCCAGGCCCGCGACCAGCGCAGCGCGCTGTACCTGGCCGTGGACCCCGACGCCGGGACGACCCGGATGGTGCACGCCGACGAGGACGAGGACTGGCTGGAACTGTTCCCCGGGGTGCCCTGCTGGTCGCCCAGCGGGCAGCTCGTGCGGATCGCGGACGAGGGCGGCGCACGGGTCCTCGCGGTCGGCGAGCGGCCGCTCACGGGACCGCAGCTGCACGTCCGCGCCGTGCTCGACGTGACCGACGACTCCGTGCTGATCTCGGCGTCGGCGGGTGAGGCCGCCACCGATCCGGCCCTCGGCGAGGTGCACGTCTACCGCGTCAACGAACTCGGCGTGGAGCGGGTCTCGCAGGAGCCCGGGGTGCACTCGGCGGTGCGGGCCGGTGATGTCACGGTGCTCGTTTCGGCCACTCTCGACCACTACGGCTCACGGGTCCGCGTGCTGCGCGACGGCAAGCAGCTCGCGACCGTCGTCTCACACGCGCAGCAGCCGGGGCTCACCCCGCGCGTGACCCTCACCGAGGGGGGCGCACGGCGGATTCCGTGCGCCGTTCTGCTTCCGACGGGGTACGACCCGTCCACCGGAACGCGGCTTCCCGTCCTCCTGGATCCGTACGGCGGCCCGCACGCCCAGCGGGTGCTCAGCGCGCGGAACGTCTTCCTCACCTCGCAGTGGTTCGCCGACCAGGGCTTCGCGGTCGTCGTCGCCGACGGGCGCGGGACACCGGGCCGCTCGCCCGCCTGGGAGAAGGCCGTCAAGGGCGATCTGACCCGCACCCTCGACGACCAGGTGGAGGCCCTGCACGCCCTCGCCGAGCGCTTCCCGCTCGACCTGGACCGCGTCGCCATCCGCGGCTGGTCCTTCGGCGGCTACCTCTCGGCGATGGCGGTGCTGCGCCGCCCCGACGTCTTCCACGCGGCGGTGGCCGGGGCGCCGGTGACGGACCTGCGCCTGTACGACACGCACTACCAGGAGCGGTACCTGGGCGATCCGGCCACCTCGCCCGAGGCCTACCGCACCAGCTCCCTGGTCGCCGACGAAGGGCTCGTCGACCCCGCCGAGCCGCACCGGCCGCTCCTGGTCATCCACGGCCTCGCCGATGACAACGTGGTCGTCGCGCACGCGCTGCGGCTCTCCTCCGCGCTGCTCGCGGCCGGGCGCCCGCACGAGGTGCTCCCCCTCTCCGGGGTCACGCACATGACGCCCCAGGAGCAGGTCGCGGAGAACCTCCTGCTGCTCCAGGTCGACTTCCTGAAGCGGTCCCTCGGCCTGTAG
- the mshB gene encoding N-acetyl-1-D-myo-inositol-2-amino-2-deoxy-alpha-D-glucopyranoside deacetylase — translation MTEPPARRLLLVHAHPDDESINNGATMAAYAAAGARVTLVTCTLGEEGEVIPAELAHLAPDREDALGAYRVGELAAAMKELGVTDHRFLGGTGRYRDSGMMGVAQNHRPGAFWAADVDEAAAHLVEVIREVRPQVLVTYDPDGGYGHPDHIQAHRVAMRAADLAADPGFRADLGEPHAIAKVYWNRVPRSVVEEGFRGLADALPGSPFTAVAALADVPGVTDDERITAEAGGPAFGAAKAAAMRAHATQIEVSEPLFALSNGLAQPIFVTEYYELVRGESGAAPGARETDLFAGLGTEGMDQ, via the coding sequence ATGACGGAACCGCCCGCCCGGCGCCTGCTGCTCGTGCACGCGCACCCCGACGACGAGTCGATCAACAACGGCGCGACCATGGCCGCGTACGCGGCCGCCGGTGCCCGTGTCACGTTGGTGACCTGCACGCTCGGCGAGGAGGGCGAGGTCATCCCGGCGGAGCTCGCGCACCTCGCGCCCGACCGCGAGGACGCGCTCGGCGCGTATCGCGTCGGGGAGCTGGCCGCCGCGATGAAGGAGCTCGGCGTCACCGACCACCGCTTCCTCGGCGGCACCGGACGCTACCGCGACTCCGGGATGATGGGCGTGGCGCAGAACCACCGCCCCGGCGCCTTCTGGGCCGCCGACGTGGACGAGGCCGCCGCGCACCTCGTCGAGGTGATCCGCGAGGTGCGGCCGCAGGTGCTCGTCACCTACGACCCCGACGGCGGGTACGGCCACCCCGACCACATTCAGGCGCACCGCGTCGCCATGCGTGCCGCGGACCTCGCGGCCGATCCCGGCTTCCGCGCCGACCTGGGCGAGCCGCACGCCATCGCCAAGGTCTACTGGAACCGCGTGCCGCGCTCGGTCGTCGAGGAGGGCTTCCGGGGCCTCGCGGACGCCCTGCCCGGCTCGCCCTTCACGGCGGTCGCCGCCCTCGCCGACGTGCCGGGCGTGACGGACGACGAGCGGATCACCGCGGAGGCCGGCGGGCCCGCCTTCGGCGCCGCCAAGGCCGCGGCCATGCGGGCCCACGCCACCCAGATCGAGGTGAGCGAGCCGCTGTTCGCGCTGTCGAACGGCCTGGCCCAGCCGATCTTCGTCACCGAGTACTACGAGCTGGTGCGGGGCGAGTCGGGGGCGGCGCCCGGCGCGCGCGAGACCGATCTGTTCGCCGGGCTCGGCACCGAAGGGATGGACCAGTGA
- a CDS encoding DUF6113 family protein gives MPGSFLAQPLNAARLVAYVALFLLGAVVGVAGALVQQGWFPGGLLLALAGAAGAFYGGSRATGTRAGALAPAGGWLAAVMLLTATRPEGDFVFGAGLGSYVFLLGGMGVAVMCATLWQRPQPGASDARLGK, from the coding sequence GTGCCCGGCAGCTTCCTCGCCCAGCCGCTGAACGCCGCCCGGCTCGTGGCGTATGTCGCGCTCTTCCTGCTCGGCGCGGTCGTCGGGGTCGCGGGCGCGCTCGTCCAACAGGGCTGGTTCCCCGGCGGGTTGCTGCTCGCGCTCGCCGGTGCCGCAGGTGCCTTCTACGGCGGCTCGCGCGCCACCGGCACCAGAGCCGGGGCCCTCGCGCCCGCCGGAGGGTGGCTCGCCGCCGTCATGCTGCTCACGGCGACCCGCCCGGAAGGCGACTTCGTGTTCGGGGCCGGACTCGGCTCGTACGTCTTCCTGCTCGGCGGCATGGGCGTGGCTGTGATGTGTGCCACGCTCTGGCAGCGGCCGCAACCGGGCGCGTCCGACGCCCGACTTGGCAAGTGA
- a CDS encoding ABC transporter ATP-binding protein: protein MTTTVTTAASPSAASASAVRFDAVTKSYGDVRAVDGLSLDLRPGETVALLGPNGAGKSSTLDLLLGLRRPDSGTVSVFGTGPREAITAGRVGAMLQSGGLMDDVSVRELVSLACALHPRPYRVNDVLAHAGVTQIADRKVNRLSGGQEQRVRFALATAGANDLIVLDEPTTGMDVSARKAFWATMREQADQGRAVLFATHYLEEADAIADRVLVLHRGRLLADGTAAEIKARAGARKVSFDLQELTGPGGDLTAALRGLPHVSALDVSGRTVRLQSTDADATVHALYALGVYPRNLEVAGLGLEQAFVAITEAEEAKAA from the coding sequence ATGACGACGACAGTGACAACGGCGGCGAGCCCCTCGGCGGCCTCGGCGAGCGCCGTGCGGTTCGACGCGGTGACCAAGTCCTACGGCGACGTACGGGCCGTCGACGGCCTCAGCCTCGATCTGCGGCCCGGCGAGACGGTGGCGCTGCTCGGGCCGAACGGCGCGGGCAAGTCGTCCACCCTCGATCTGCTCCTCGGCCTGCGCCGCCCGGACAGCGGCACGGTCAGCGTGTTCGGCACCGGACCGCGCGAGGCGATCACCGCGGGCCGCGTCGGGGCGATGCTCCAGAGCGGCGGCCTCATGGACGACGTCTCGGTGCGCGAACTGGTGAGCCTCGCCTGCGCTTTGCACCCGCGTCCGTACCGCGTGAACGACGTCCTCGCGCACGCGGGCGTCACACAGATCGCGGACCGCAAGGTCAACCGGCTCTCCGGCGGCCAGGAGCAGCGCGTCCGGTTCGCACTCGCCACCGCGGGGGCCAACGACCTGATCGTCCTCGACGAGCCGACCACCGGCATGGACGTCAGCGCCCGCAAGGCCTTCTGGGCGACCATGCGGGAGCAGGCGGACCAGGGCCGCGCGGTCCTGTTCGCCACGCACTACCTGGAGGAGGCCGACGCGATCGCGGACCGCGTCCTGGTGCTGCACCGCGGCCGCCTCCTCGCCGACGGCACCGCCGCCGAGATCAAGGCGCGGGCGGGGGCCCGCAAGGTCAGCTTCGACCTCCAGGAGCTGACCGGCCCCGGCGGCGACCTCACCGCAGCGCTGCGCGGCCTTCCGCACGTCAGCGCGCTCGACGTGTCCGGGCGCACGGTCCGGCTCCAGTCCACCGACGCCGACGCCACCGTGCACGCGCTGTACGCCCTCGGCGTCTACCCCCGCAACCTGGAGGTCGCGGGCCTGGGCCTGGAGCAGGCCTTCGTCGCGATCACCGAGGCCGAGGAGGCGAAGGCGGCATGA
- a CDS encoding ABC transporter permease, giving the protein MTGTSTTPRPGTTLHPDTTPEIDVTTATHTTTARAGARRGAAGFSSAALVTLEIKRSLRNRKFLFFSVLFPALLFLITAGGQDADATMPGSGGLSVPAYLMVSMASFGALTAVLMGNSERIAQERENGWVRQLRLTSLPGRGYVLAKTGSAAVVSLPSIVVVFVAGAVVKGVRLDAWQWLALTGSIWAGSLCFAALGVAVGYLATSDTARPIAMILYFTLSVLGGLWMPSTTFPHWLQTVGEWLPTHAYAALGRAIELGGAPHAKDVVLLGAYFAAFAAGAAWLYRKDTLKA; this is encoded by the coding sequence ATGACCGGCACCTCCACCACCCCGCGCCCCGGCACCACCCTGCACCCCGACACGACCCCGGAGATCGACGTGACCACGGCGACGCACACGACCACGGCACGGGCGGGCGCCCGGCGGGGCGCGGCGGGCTTCTCCTCCGCCGCCCTCGTCACGCTGGAGATCAAGCGCTCCCTGCGCAACCGGAAGTTCCTGTTCTTCTCGGTGCTCTTCCCGGCGCTGCTCTTCCTCATCACCGCGGGCGGCCAGGACGCCGACGCCACGATGCCCGGCAGCGGGGGGCTGAGCGTGCCCGCGTACCTGATGGTGTCGATGGCCTCCTTCGGAGCGCTCACCGCCGTCCTGATGGGCAACAGCGAGCGCATCGCGCAGGAGCGCGAGAACGGCTGGGTGCGCCAGCTGCGCCTGACCAGCCTGCCGGGCCGCGGCTACGTGTTGGCCAAGACGGGCAGCGCCGCCGTCGTCAGCCTGCCGTCGATCGTCGTGGTCTTCGTGGCCGGAGCGGTCGTCAAGGGCGTCCGCCTGGACGCCTGGCAGTGGCTGGCCCTGACCGGCTCGATCTGGGCGGGCAGCCTGTGCTTCGCCGCGCTCGGCGTGGCCGTCGGCTACCTCGCCACCAGCGACACGGCCCGGCCGATCGCGATGATCCTCTACTTCACCCTGTCGGTGCTCGGCGGCCTGTGGATGCCCTCGACGACCTTCCCGCACTGGCTCCAGACCGTCGGCGAGTGGCTGCCCACGCACGCGTACGCGGCGCTCGGCCGCGCCATCGAGCTGGGCGGCGCCCCGCACGCCAAGGATGTCGTACTGCTCGGCGCGTACTTCGCGGCCTTCGCCGCGGGCGCGGCCTGGCTGTACCGGAAGGACACACTGAAGGCGTGA
- a CDS encoding sensor histidine kinase, with protein sequence MNEPLDLADRHPLQSFGRPVTDRRAARAKAGWIGIWLIFMAAPVKDLADGGRSTAATVLGALGLAAFIGCYLTLVFRYTTRVLAWRWAYVTYAALVLLAAALSTWMDSAWLGLWVYVAVSAGAVLPAGQALWVIPAVTGAMTAIGVYAQGVGAADLITGLGVTTFLVGFAMTGVRHLIRTTVQLRQARATVAQLAANEERLRLARDLHDLLGHSLSLITLKSELAGRMLPDHPDRAAQQVADIEQVSRQALVDVREAVTGYRRLTLPGQLAGARTALTAAGVEAVVPLEEAPEALDEEREAALAWALREAVTNVVRHSGASRCAVTLTRRQTLAGPVLELAVEDDGVGPAAGGGHGNGLTGLTERLEAVGGVLEVGSGGGRKGRGFRLAARVPLAADPAGAAAEAALGSPA encoded by the coding sequence GTGAACGAACCACTGGACCTCGCGGACCGCCACCCCCTGCAGAGCTTCGGCAGGCCCGTCACGGACCGCCGCGCCGCCCGCGCGAAGGCCGGCTGGATCGGCATCTGGCTGATCTTCATGGCGGCACCGGTGAAGGACCTGGCCGACGGCGGCCGCTCCACGGCGGCGACGGTCCTCGGCGCGCTCGGGCTCGCCGCGTTCATCGGGTGCTACCTCACCCTGGTCTTCAGGTACACGACGCGGGTGCTCGCCTGGCGCTGGGCGTACGTGACGTACGCGGCCCTCGTCCTCCTCGCGGCCGCCCTGTCCACCTGGATGGACTCCGCCTGGCTCGGCCTGTGGGTGTACGTCGCGGTCTCCGCGGGCGCCGTCCTGCCGGCGGGGCAGGCCCTGTGGGTGATCCCGGCCGTCACCGGGGCGATGACCGCGATCGGCGTGTACGCGCAGGGCGTGGGCGCCGCGGACCTGATCACCGGCCTCGGCGTGACGACGTTCCTCGTCGGCTTCGCGATGACCGGCGTCCGCCATCTGATCCGCACGACCGTCCAGCTCCGCCAGGCCCGCGCCACCGTCGCCCAGCTCGCCGCGAACGAGGAGCGCCTGCGCCTGGCCCGCGACCTGCACGACCTGCTCGGCCACTCGCTGTCCCTGATCACGCTGAAGAGCGAGCTCGCCGGGCGGATGCTGCCCGACCACCCGGACCGGGCCGCCCAGCAGGTGGCCGACATCGAGCAGGTCAGCCGCCAGGCCCTGGTGGACGTCCGCGAGGCGGTCACCGGCTACCGCAGGCTCACCCTGCCGGGCCAGCTCGCCGGGGCCCGCACCGCGCTGACCGCCGCGGGCGTCGAGGCCGTCGTACCGCTGGAGGAGGCCCCGGAGGCGCTCGACGAGGAGCGGGAGGCCGCGCTCGCCTGGGCGCTGCGCGAGGCCGTGACGAACGTCGTGCGCCACAGCGGCGCGAGCCGCTGCGCGGTCACGCTCACCCGGCGCCAGACCCTCGCGGGCCCGGTGCTCGAACTGGCCGTGGAGGACGACGGCGTGGGCCCCGCGGCGGGCGGCGGCCACGGCAACGGCCTGACCGGGCTCACCGAGCGCCTGGAGGCCGTCGGCGGCGTCCTGGAGGTGGGCTCCGGCGGCGGACGCAAGGGCCGCGGCTTCCGGCTCGCCGCGCGCGTGCCGCTGGCCGCGGACCCGGCGGGGGCCGCCGCCGAGGCCGCTCTAGGATCACCCGCATGA
- a CDS encoding response regulator: MTGTHTPADPGDASDPTGTDAAGGPVRVLLAEDQSMVREALAALLGLEPDIEVVAQVARGDEVLAAARAHPVDVALLDIEMPGRTGIEAAAELRAALPEVKVVVLTTFGRPGYLRSAMEAGAVAFLVKDAPAAQLADAVRRVLAGERVIDPTLAAAALAEGANPLTDREREVLRAAADGSTNAELAAALQLSQGTVRNYLSTAIQKLAARNRADAVRVARDKGWL; encoded by the coding sequence ATGACCGGCACCCACACCCCCGCCGACCCCGGCGACGCCAGCGACCCCACGGGCACCGACGCCGCGGGCGGCCCCGTCCGGGTGCTGCTCGCCGAGGACCAGTCCATGGTCCGCGAGGCGCTCGCGGCGCTGCTCGGCCTGGAGCCGGACATCGAGGTCGTCGCGCAGGTGGCGCGCGGCGACGAGGTGCTCGCGGCCGCCCGCGCCCACCCCGTGGACGTGGCGCTCCTCGACATCGAGATGCCGGGCCGCACGGGCATCGAGGCGGCGGCGGAGCTGCGCGCCGCGCTGCCGGAGGTGAAGGTCGTCGTCCTCACCACCTTCGGCCGCCCCGGCTATCTGCGCAGCGCCATGGAGGCCGGGGCCGTGGCCTTCCTGGTGAAGGACGCGCCCGCCGCCCAGCTCGCCGACGCCGTGCGCCGCGTCCTCGCGGGCGAGCGCGTCATCGACCCCACGCTGGCCGCGGCGGCCCTCGCCGAGGGCGCCAACCCGCTGACCGACCGCGAGCGGGAGGTCCTGCGCGCCGCCGCCGACGGCTCCACCAACGCCGAGCTGGCCGCCGCCCTCCAGCTGTCCCAGGGCACCGTCCGCAACTACCTGTCGACGGCCATCCAGAAGCTCGCCGCGCGCAACCGCGCGGATGCGGTACGCGTCGCCCGGGACAAGGGCTGGCTCTGA